Proteins encoded by one window of Nocardia goodfellowii:
- a CDS encoding GTP-binding protein, translating into MDFASSDTRPARADAPLPASTSQGLKIVIVGGFGVGKTTLVRSVSEIRPLDTEATMTQSSVGIDDLSAVRGKSTTTVAFDFGRISIDDEHVLYLFGAPGQERFWFLWDRLFAGALGAIVLVDQRRIADSWYAIDRLESTGTPFIVACNNFGGGHRLDDVRDALDLDPLVPLVDCDARNRESSKGVLITLVEHLYAAREEHVG; encoded by the coding sequence TTGGACTTCGCAAGCTCTGACACCCGTCCGGCGCGGGCCGACGCGCCGCTGCCCGCCAGTACCAGCCAAGGTTTGAAGATCGTCATCGTCGGCGGCTTCGGGGTCGGTAAGACCACGCTGGTGCGCTCGGTCAGCGAAATCCGGCCGCTGGACACCGAGGCGACGATGACGCAGAGCAGCGTCGGCATCGACGACCTGAGCGCGGTGCGCGGAAAGTCGACCACCACGGTCGCTTTCGACTTCGGCCGGATCTCCATCGACGACGAGCACGTGCTGTATCTGTTCGGCGCGCCGGGCCAGGAGCGGTTCTGGTTCCTGTGGGACCGGTTGTTCGCGGGTGCGCTGGGCGCGATCGTGCTGGTGGACCAGCGCCGGATCGCCGATTCCTGGTACGCCATCGATCGGCTGGAATCCACCGGCACGCCGTTCATCGTGGCGTGCAACAACTTCGGTGGCGGGCACCGGCTCGACGACGTCCGCGACGCGCTGGATCTGGATCCGCTGGTGCCGCTGGTCGACTGCGACGCCCGCAATCGCGAGTCGAGCAAGGGCGTGCTGATCACCCTGGTCGAGCACCTCTATGCAGCTAGGGAGGAACACGTCGGATGA
- a CDS encoding roadblock/LC7 domain-containing protein, with product MTTTVPSQLGWLLEQLLTRTPGTRHALLLSGDGLKICHTPELSVDSADQLAAISAGIQSLAHGASVEFGNGRGGVRQSMTEFYGGILFVVEAGMGAHIAVVAGEDADAGLIGHNMRELVEQLGHYLAAQPRVGTARP from the coding sequence ATGACAACTACCGTGCCGTCCCAGCTGGGTTGGCTCCTGGAACAACTGCTGACCCGTACCCCTGGAACCCGCCACGCCCTGCTGCTCTCCGGCGATGGCCTGAAGATCTGTCACACACCCGAACTCAGCGTCGACAGCGCCGATCAACTGGCGGCTATCTCGGCGGGAATTCAGAGCCTCGCGCACGGCGCCTCCGTCGAATTCGGTAACGGCCGTGGCGGCGTGCGCCAGTCCATGACCGAGTTCTACGGCGGCATCTTGTTCGTCGTCGAGGCCGGGATGGGCGCGCACATCGCGGTCGTCGCCGGCGAGGACGCCGACGCCGGCCTGATCGGGCACAACATGCGCGAGTTGGTCGAGCAGCTCGGCCACTATCTCGCGGCCCAGCCGCGGGTCGGAACGGCGCGACCGTGA
- a CDS encoding DUF742 domain-containing protein codes for MTRPGRPGRDDDPDRLYTLTGGRSKPDSDSFDLVTLVVTESDPTPGMQSEHVAILRMCTAPTAVVEIAAELRLPVGIATILLSDLLDMGKITVRHPTSAPSSPGGPWTSLPDASTLEKVLVGLRKL; via the coding sequence GTGACAAGGCCAGGCCGTCCCGGGCGTGATGACGATCCGGATCGGCTCTACACCCTGACCGGCGGCCGCAGCAAACCGGATTCCGACAGCTTCGACCTGGTCACCCTGGTGGTGACCGAATCCGACCCGACCCCGGGCATGCAGTCCGAACATGTCGCGATCCTGCGCATGTGCACCGCGCCGACCGCGGTGGTCGAGATCGCGGCGGAGCTACGCCTGCCGGTCGGGATCGCCACCATCCTGCTCTCGGATCTGCTCGACATGGGCAAGATCACCGTGCGGCATCCGACGTCCGCCCCGAGTTCGCCTGGCGGACCGTGGACTTCGCTGCCGGACGCCTCCACCCTCGAGAAGGTGCTCGTTGGACTTCGCAAGCTCTGA
- a CDS encoding cytochrome P450: MTMPNSGDIAFTGDSSPSGCPVRHDSGAVPLSGPRFHTDPHQLYREMRREHGPVVSVELPGGFPAWLVVGYRELHQVTSDPELFPRDVGLWNQWPNIPEDWPLLPMVGRPMPSIYFTAGAEHRRHVSMVEPALESVDPFELRRACEEIADQLIDGFCGRGSAEIVTDYAEPLPVLVLARIMGFPDEEGPELAWVMKTFTDGGADAQSAHLRFAELCGKLMATKKGMPGNDLTSRMLAHPEPFSDQEYVMDIMALTAAGYLPTADWIGNSVRLMLTDDRFAAALGGGRRSVGQAMNEVLWEDTPTQILAGRWAARDTRLADKIIRAGDMLLLGLGAANADPHVRQHVSVNTEPAHSGNNAHFSFSYGEYRCPFPAQQIAEIIARTGIEVLLDRLPDIDLAVPAQTLVRRPSAFLRGMTSLPVLFTPVRAVGGTL; this comes from the coding sequence ATGACGATGCCCAATAGTGGTGATATCGCTTTCACCGGCGACAGCTCGCCCTCCGGCTGCCCGGTGCGACACGATTCCGGTGCGGTGCCGCTCAGCGGTCCGCGTTTCCATACCGATCCGCATCAGCTCTATCGCGAGATGCGCCGCGAGCACGGTCCGGTCGTCTCGGTCGAGCTGCCGGGTGGTTTTCCGGCCTGGCTGGTGGTCGGCTACCGGGAACTGCATCAGGTGACCAGCGATCCGGAGCTGTTTCCGCGCGATGTCGGCCTGTGGAACCAGTGGCCCAACATCCCCGAGGACTGGCCGCTGCTGCCGATGGTCGGGCGCCCGATGCCGTCGATCTACTTCACCGCGGGCGCCGAGCACCGGCGGCACGTGTCGATGGTGGAGCCGGCGCTGGAGTCGGTGGACCCCTTCGAATTACGCCGCGCCTGTGAGGAGATCGCCGATCAGCTGATCGACGGCTTCTGCGGGCGCGGCTCGGCCGAGATCGTCACCGACTACGCCGAACCGCTGCCGGTGCTGGTGCTCGCCCGGATCATGGGGTTCCCGGACGAGGAAGGGCCCGAACTGGCCTGGGTGATGAAGACTTTCACCGACGGCGGCGCCGATGCCCAGTCGGCACATCTGCGTTTCGCCGAGCTGTGCGGCAAGCTGATGGCCACCAAGAAGGGCATGCCGGGCAACGACCTGACCTCGCGAATGCTGGCACACCCGGAGCCGTTCTCCGATCAGGAGTACGTCATGGACATCATGGCGCTCACCGCGGCCGGGTATCTGCCGACCGCGGACTGGATCGGCAACTCGGTGCGGCTCATGCTCACCGACGATCGTTTCGCCGCCGCGCTCGGTGGTGGCCGGCGCAGTGTCGGGCAGGCCATGAACGAGGTGCTGTGGGAGGACACCCCGACGCAGATCCTGGCCGGACGCTGGGCCGCGCGCGATACCCGCCTCGCCGACAAGATCATTCGAGCCGGTGACATGCTGCTCCTCGGTCTGGGTGCGGCCAACGCGGATCCGCATGTGCGCCAACATGTCTCGGTGAACACCGAGCCGGCGCACTCCGGCAACAACGCGCACTTCTCCTTCAGCTACGGCGAGTACCGCTGCCCGTTCCCCGCGCAACAGATCGCCGAGATCATCGCCCGGACCGGAATCGAAGTGCTGCTGGACCGGCTGCCCGATATCGATCTCGCCGTCCCCGCCCAGACCCTGGTGCGCCGGCCCTCCGCGTTCCTGCGTGGAATGACCTCGCTACCAGTTCTTTTCACCCCAGTTCGTGCAGTCGGAGGGACGCTGTAA